In a genomic window of Gloeomargarita sp. SKYB120:
- a CDS encoding transglutaminase family protein, with product MRYRIRHSLHYTYPQPVQLSPQVVRLHPRSDCAQAVECYELQIDPPPQRLYSNIALDGSTETILLPPAGITALYLQMETVVRTYRDNPFDFLLEPWAVTLPLEYPHRLRQELQPYLATEPPDPAAIALAQELWLASDAQVVPFLWRLNQTIHDKCTHIIRPTGAAWPAGLTWQRREGACRDLTMLFIAVCRAMGLAARFVSGYHEGDPSWPHRHLHAWAEVYLPGAGWRGYDPTHGLAVNDRYVALTARPYPQDTLPLTGQVLTPGVTGELTYNIAITPVSAA from the coding sequence ATGCGTTATCGCATCCGTCACAGCCTGCATTACACCTATCCCCAGCCGGTGCAGTTGTCGCCGCAGGTGGTGCGCTTGCATCCCCGGAGCGATTGCGCCCAAGCGGTCGAGTGCTACGAGTTGCAGATAGACCCACCCCCTCAGCGTCTTTACAGCAACATCGCGCTCGATGGGAGCACCGAAACCATTTTGCTCCCGCCTGCGGGTATTACAGCGTTGTATCTCCAGATGGAGACGGTGGTGCGCACCTACCGGGACAATCCCTTTGATTTCCTGCTAGAGCCTTGGGCGGTGACCTTGCCGCTGGAGTACCCCCACCGCCTGCGCCAGGAATTGCAGCCGTACCTAGCGACCGAACCACCGGATCCGGCGGCCATCGCCCTGGCGCAAGAGCTGTGGCTAGCAAGCGACGCCCAGGTGGTGCCGTTTCTGTGGCGGTTGAACCAGACCATCCACGACAAATGCACCCACATCATTCGTCCAACGGGCGCTGCTTGGCCAGCAGGTCTGACGTGGCAACGCCGAGAGGGAGCTTGCCGGGATTTGACGATGCTGTTTATCGCCGTGTGTCGCGCGATGGGGTTGGCGGCCCGCTTTGTCAGCGGCTACCACGAGGGAGACCCAAGCTGGCCGCACCGGCATCTCCATGCCTGGGCCGAGGTCTATCTCCCGGGCGCCGGTTGGCGGGGTTATGACCCCACCCACGGTCTGGCCGTCAACGACCGCTACGTAGCCCTAACCGCCCGCCCCTATCCCCAAGACACCCTGCCTTTGACCGGTCAGGTTCTGACACCTGGCGTCACGGGCGAATTGACCTACAACATCGCCATTACTCCTGTGTCGGCGGCGTAG
- a CDS encoding VWA domain-containing protein: MQQRRRWVWAIGFTALAAGCQAVGPFNPSPSLEIELLFGSALKEFCAQAVPEFNQRQPRLADGTRFSVRCTTLGSGDVVTRVVSLAQQWQQGLVKETDPQFPTLVSVDGDIYHSQLVYRINQLFPGRKYIPDVTEAPLIAYSPMVFMVPAEVAGSVQKMDSVYRAIVSATTFQDIDPKAPPLKIFFVQTAPTRSNSGLQSLVAQFAEVSGKPPEQLTVQDVQTYLPQVQKIQAKVTRYGISTGSLARDMVKYGPFWASIGAVYESSVIEANQKTTPGQTRYVAVYPKATFTSNMRAILPNAPWVSPQEREAAQQVIEFLRSQPVQERAARLGLRPGAPGVPLGNQFTPANGVQPKPTYDSLRPPAPEVVEAMLRAWETVAKKPSRVVVVVDDSGSMRGPKLAAMQQSLYTYINNLNPRDELVLIRFSSQVDAPVFIRGDAAGKQQGLAFVNNLRAQGATALYDAVGQAVTWLRQNLRPGAINAVLVLTDGEDTNSRTSLSQLEQQLRQSNFETDVRIGFFTIGYGEEGEFNPQVLQQIATLGGGYYQHGKPETIAAVMADLQLEF, encoded by the coding sequence ATGCAACAACGCCGGCGGTGGGTTTGGGCTATAGGGTTCACGGCCCTGGCGGCGGGGTGTCAAGCAGTCGGCCCGTTCAACCCGTCGCCGTCGCTGGAAATCGAATTGCTCTTCGGTAGCGCCTTGAAGGAATTCTGCGCACAGGCGGTTCCCGAATTCAACCAACGCCAGCCCCGCTTGGCCGATGGCACACGCTTTAGCGTGCGTTGCACCACCCTGGGGTCGGGCGATGTGGTGACGCGCGTCGTGAGTCTGGCCCAGCAGTGGCAACAGGGACTGGTCAAGGAAACCGACCCCCAATTTCCTACCTTGGTCTCGGTGGACGGGGACATTTACCACAGTCAACTGGTCTATCGCATCAATCAACTGTTTCCGGGCCGCAAATACATCCCCGATGTGACCGAGGCGCCCTTGATCGCCTACAGCCCGATGGTGTTCATGGTGCCGGCGGAGGTGGCTGGTTCTGTGCAGAAGATGGATTCCGTCTATCGCGCTATCGTGTCGGCGACCACCTTTCAGGACATCGACCCCAAGGCCCCGCCGTTGAAAATCTTTTTTGTCCAGACGGCCCCTACCCGCTCCAATTCCGGCTTGCAGAGTCTGGTCGCCCAATTTGCCGAGGTGTCGGGCAAACCGCCGGAGCAATTGACGGTGCAGGACGTGCAAACCTACCTTCCGCAGGTGCAAAAAATCCAGGCCAAGGTCACCCGCTACGGCATTTCCACCGGCAGTCTGGCGCGCGATATGGTCAAATACGGTCCGTTTTGGGCCTCCATCGGCGCGGTCTATGAATCGTCCGTGATCGAGGCCAACCAAAAAACCACGCCTGGCCAGACCCGCTACGTCGCCGTTTATCCCAAAGCCACGTTCACCTCCAACATGCGGGCGATTTTGCCCAATGCCCCCTGGGTGAGTCCCCAGGAGCGGGAAGCCGCCCAGCAGGTCATCGAATTCCTGCGCTCCCAACCGGTTCAGGAACGGGCAGCCCGTTTGGGATTGCGACCGGGTGCGCCGGGTGTGCCCCTGGGCAATCAATTCACGCCGGCCAACGGGGTGCAGCCTAAGCCCACCTATGACTCCCTGCGTCCGCCGGCGCCGGAGGTGGTGGAGGCGATGCTCCGGGCCTGGGAGACCGTCGCCAAGAAACCGTCGCGGGTAGTGGTGGTCGTGGACGATTCCGGTTCCATGCGGGGGCCTAAGCTGGCAGCGATGCAGCAGTCTCTTTACACCTACATCAACAACCTGAATCCCAGGGACGAACTGGTGCTGATTCGCTTTAGCTCCCAGGTGGATGCGCCGGTTTTCATCCGGGGCGATGCGGCGGGCAAACAACAGGGACTGGCCTTTGTAAACAACCTGCGCGCGCAGGGGGCCACCGCGCTCTACGACGCCGTGGGGCAAGCAGTCACCTGGCTACGGCAAAACCTGCGCCCAGGGGCGATCAACGCCGTGCTGGTGTTGACCGATGGGGAGGACACCAACTCCCGCACCAGCCTGAGCCAACTGGAGCAGCAACTGCGACAAAGTAACTTCGAAACCGATGTGCGCATTGGCTTTTTCACCATCGGCTATGGCGAAGAAGGAGAGTTTAACCCGCAGGTTCTCCAGCAGATTGCCACCTTGGGCGGGGGGTATTACCAGCACGGGAAACCGGAGACGATTGCCGCCGTCATGGCCGACCTGCAGTTGGAGTTCTAA
- a CDS encoding glycosyltransferase family 4 protein produces the protein MHIAWLGKKSPFCGNVTYSREVTNALRDRGYHVSFLHFAPPSECESDQDFSLPCLYKSQIYTLPSPGATQALLRTLKKLRPDVLHASLTLSPLDFSLPDICGELGIPLVATFHPPFASRRLNLAASTQFLTYQLYAPCLSHYDRVIVFSRLQQELLVRLGVPEQRLCVIPNGVDPDRYAPGWSTLKSELNADCVFIYQGRIALEKNVEALLRAWKAADLGPRVKLLIVGNGPLAPSLMAHYGPEQGVLWLGFVAQERERIRLLQGADVFVLPSLVEGLSLSLLEAMACGLACVATDAGADGEVLEGGAGIVLSTQGVATQLRTLLPMLVQQPEFRRILGVKARQRVLERYTLSHNLDRLEALYAQVVRPVCAC, from the coding sequence ATGCACATTGCCTGGTTAGGAAAAAAATCGCCCTTTTGTGGCAATGTCACCTATAGCCGCGAAGTGACCAACGCCCTGCGGGACCGGGGGTATCATGTGAGTTTTCTGCACTTTGCACCCCCTAGCGAGTGTGAATCGGACCAGGACTTTTCCCTACCCTGTCTGTACAAATCTCAGATCTATACCCTACCCAGTCCAGGGGCGACCCAAGCGCTGTTACGCACCTTGAAAAAATTGCGCCCTGATGTCCTGCATGCTTCGTTGACCCTGTCGCCGCTGGATTTCAGCTTGCCGGACATTTGTGGGGAGTTGGGGATTCCCCTGGTGGCAACGTTTCATCCCCCTTTTGCCAGCCGCCGGTTGAACTTGGCCGCCAGCACCCAGTTTTTGACCTACCAGTTGTACGCCCCTTGCCTGAGCCACTACGACCGGGTAATCGTCTTTTCGCGGTTGCAGCAGGAATTGCTGGTGCGGTTGGGGGTGCCGGAACAGCGGCTATGCGTAATTCCCAACGGCGTGGACCCCGACCGCTATGCCCCCGGCTGGAGCACCCTTAAAAGCGAGCTAAACGCGGATTGCGTGTTCATCTACCAGGGGCGGATTGCCCTGGAAAAAAACGTGGAGGCGCTCCTGCGGGCCTGGAAAGCAGCGGACCTGGGACCCCGCGTGAAGTTACTCATTGTCGGCAATGGCCCCTTGGCCCCCAGCCTGATGGCCCACTACGGCCCGGAGCAGGGCGTGCTGTGGCTCGGGTTTGTGGCCCAGGAAAGGGAGCGGATCCGCCTGTTGCAGGGAGCTGATGTTTTTGTCTTGCCATCGCTGGTGGAGGGCTTGTCCCTGTCGCTTTTGGAGGCGATGGCCTGTGGCCTGGCCTGTGTGGCCACCGATGCGGGCGCTGATGGGGAAGTGCTCGAGGGCGGGGCCGGGATTGTTCTGTCCACCCAGGGCGTGGCGACCCAGTTGCGTACCCTGCTGCCGATGCTGGTGCAACAGCCGGAGTTTCGCCGCATTTTGGGGGTTAAGGCCCGCCAGCGGGTGCTAGAGCGCTACACCTTGAGTCACAATCTGGACCGGTTGGAAGCCCTCTATGCCCAAGTGGTCCGTCCGGTCTGCGCTTGCTGA
- the rsmB gene encoding 16S rRNA (cytosine(967)-C(5))-methyltransferase RsmB → MPKWSVRSALADPRYLAWQALRAIQAGQPTETALAPYLDNGLKEPDRRLLMELVCGVTRQRGFLDAVIDQLVPRSPPVPVRLLLRLGLYQLHFCQQIPDFAAVDTTVALAEQVGCQRWRGLVNAVLRHYLRVVGDPPRHFPLPLPAEPAAALALQYSYPAELVQHWLAQLGHAETEQLCQWFNQPPVTYLRVNRLRTDVPTVVAQFQQAGLAAHPVPELPGGLQVTSGGKVTTWPGFADGHWTVQDAAAQWVSLILDPQPGETVIDACAAPGGKTTHIAELMRDHGTVWACELRPDRLVQLQANVQRLGLTCIRYRLGDARRFADWRNQADRVLVDAPCSGWGTLHRHPEARWRYRTEELARLVQLQRELLQAAATWVKPGGILVYATCTLNPAENVQQIQQFLAQHRTWEVVPPSLPASLASALDPQTHTVTFWPQRHRMDGFFIAKLRRR, encoded by the coding sequence ATGCCCAAGTGGTCCGTCCGGTCTGCGCTTGCTGACCCGCGTTATCTGGCGTGGCAAGCCCTGCGGGCGATTCAGGCGGGTCAACCGACGGAAACCGCCCTAGCGCCCTACCTAGACAACGGGCTGAAGGAACCTGACCGGCGCCTGTTGATGGAACTGGTGTGCGGGGTCACGCGCCAGCGGGGGTTTTTGGATGCAGTGATTGACCAGTTAGTGCCTCGTTCGCCGCCGGTGCCGGTGCGGCTGCTGTTGCGGCTGGGGCTGTATCAACTGCACTTTTGCCAGCAGATTCCCGACTTTGCGGCGGTAGACACAACGGTGGCCCTGGCAGAACAGGTGGGTTGTCAGCGCTGGCGCGGGTTGGTGAACGCCGTTTTGCGGCATTACCTACGGGTGGTGGGCGACCCGCCCCGGCATTTCCCCTTGCCGTTACCAGCCGAACCAGCTGCCGCGTTGGCCTTGCAGTACAGCTATCCGGCGGAGCTGGTCCAACACTGGCTGGCCCAACTGGGTCATGCCGAAACTGAACAGCTCTGTCAGTGGTTCAATCAACCGCCGGTAACCTACCTGCGAGTCAACCGCCTGCGCACCGATGTCCCAACGGTCGTGGCCCAATTTCAGCAGGCGGGTTTAGCAGCGCATCCCGTTCCCGAGCTGCCCGGCGGGCTACAGGTCACCAGCGGCGGCAAAGTGACCACCTGGCCCGGATTTGCCGACGGCCACTGGACTGTGCAGGATGCGGCGGCCCAATGGGTCTCGCTCATTCTCGACCCGCAACCGGGCGAAACTGTGATAGACGCCTGCGCTGCGCCGGGGGGTAAAACCACCCACATTGCTGAACTCATGCGCGACCACGGCACCGTCTGGGCCTGCGAGCTTCGCCCCGACCGTCTCGTACAACTGCAAGCCAATGTCCAGCGTTTGGGATTGACCTGTATTCGCTATCGCCTGGGAGACGCCCGCCGCTTTGCAGACTGGCGCAACCAAGCCGACCGGGTCCTGGTGGACGCGCCTTGCAGCGGCTGGGGAACCCTGCACCGGCACCCTGAAGCTCGCTGGCGCTATCGCACGGAGGAGCTAGCTCGGCTGGTGCAGTTGCAGCGGGAACTGTTGCAGGCGGCGGCGACCTGGGTGAAACCGGGGGGCATTTTGGTCTATGCCACCTGCACGCTGAACCCGGCGGAAAACGTCCAGCAAATCCAGCAGTTTCTGGCCCAACATCGCACTTGGGAGGTGGTTCCCCCGTCGTTACCCGCTTCGCTTGCCAGCGCTCTGGACCCCCAGACCCACACGGTAACCTTTTGGCCCCAGCGCCACCGGATGGACGGGTTTTTTATCGCCAAGTTACGCCGGCGCTAG
- a CDS encoding class I SAM-dependent methyltransferase gives MFDDILARERAFHDAWAKVIDTDEIPVVDYFTACTAPENRFILSHLGDMRGKSVLDLGCGAGENSVYFALRGANCIAADYAPEMLNVAQKLADQYGVTIGTKVVNAMAIDFPDNTFDIVYAANLLHHLPDPLLALQEMRRVVKPGGHVCFWDPLIHNPIINVYRRLATQVRTPDERPLSINIIRHIRPLFRHIAWDTFWLATLWIFLQFYFIEKVNPNRERYWKKIIAEHRRLQPLYTRLEKVDHWLKRLPGLKRWAWNVAVVATK, from the coding sequence ATGTTTGACGACATCTTAGCCAGGGAACGGGCCTTTCACGACGCCTGGGCCAAGGTGATAGACACCGATGAAATTCCGGTTGTGGACTACTTCACTGCCTGCACCGCCCCCGAAAACCGGTTTATTCTTAGCCATCTGGGAGATATGCGCGGCAAATCGGTCCTAGATTTGGGCTGTGGCGCGGGTGAAAACAGCGTCTATTTCGCGTTGCGGGGAGCCAATTGTATTGCTGCTGATTACGCCCCCGAAATGTTGAACGTGGCCCAAAAATTAGCCGACCAATACGGGGTAACAATTGGCACGAAAGTTGTGAACGCCATGGCGATTGACTTTCCCGATAATACGTTTGATATTGTCTATGCGGCCAACTTACTGCATCACTTACCCGACCCGCTCCTGGCCCTGCAAGAAATGCGACGAGTTGTTAAACCAGGCGGTCACGTTTGCTTTTGGGACCCTTTGATTCACAATCCCATCATCAACGTGTACCGGCGCTTGGCGACCCAGGTGCGTACCCCTGATGAACGGCCCTTGTCTATCAACATCATTCGACACATTCGCCCCTTATTTCGCCATATCGCCTGGGATACGTTTTGGTTGGCAACCCTCTGGATTTTCTTGCAGTTCTACTTCATTGAAAAGGTGAACCCCAACCGGGAACGCTATTGGAAAAAAATCATTGCCGAACACCGGCGCTTGCAACCCCTTTATACGCGCTTGGAAAAAGTGGATCACTGGTTGAAGCGCCTGCCGGGCCTGAAACGCTGGGCCTGGAACGTGGCGGTCGTTGCTACCAAATGA
- the queC gene encoding 7-cyano-7-deazaguanine synthase QueC — protein sequence MNQRVVVLLSGGLDSATVLYQAKAAGYDCYALSFDYGQRHRRELQAAQAIAQRAGVIQHEIVPLVLGRWGGSALTQRDLDLPRHRLPAEMNQGIPITYVPARNTIFLSFALAWAEVLGAVRVYIGANALDYSGYPDCREDYLAAMQQVYTLGTKQGREGQPILLTAPLLHLHKADIIRLGQTLGVPWELTWSCYRGEEIACGVCDSCILRRAGFREAGITDPLPYAVTEGTPHV from the coding sequence ATGAACCAGCGGGTGGTGGTGCTGCTATCGGGCGGGCTGGATTCGGCCACTGTTTTGTACCAGGCCAAAGCCGCCGGCTATGACTGTTACGCCCTGTCGTTTGATTATGGCCAACGGCACCGGCGGGAGCTGCAGGCTGCTCAGGCGATTGCGCAACGGGCGGGCGTCATCCAACACGAAATTGTGCCGCTTGTGCTGGGGCGATGGGGGGGATCGGCCTTGACTCAGCGGGATTTGGACTTGCCGCGCCACCGCTTGCCTGCCGAGATGAACCAGGGGATTCCCATCACCTACGTCCCTGCCCGCAATACGATTTTTTTGAGCTTTGCCCTCGCCTGGGCCGAAGTCCTAGGCGCTGTGCGGGTCTACATTGGCGCCAATGCGCTGGACTACTCGGGTTATCCCGACTGCCGGGAAGACTACCTGGCCGCCATGCAGCAAGTTTATACCTTGGGCACGAAACAAGGCCGGGAAGGACAACCCATCCTGCTGACCGCGCCGCTACTGCATCTGCACAAAGCCGACATCATCCGGCTGGGGCAAACCCTGGGGGTGCCGTGGGAACTGACCTGGTCTTGCTATCGGGGGGAAGAAATTGCCTGTGGGGTGTGCGACAGTTGCATCCTGCGGCGCGCTGGATTTCGCGAAGCAGGCATCACCGACCCCCTCCCCTACGCGGTCACGGAAGGAACGCCCCATGTTTGA
- a CDS encoding DUF1995 family protein, whose amino-acid sequence MTLPQTLPEAIAQAQMATQQAIAAGETRLLVELWLPDVKPMALGWAFLQAFTEWGAAGRVVFPDAGAAALARRDWGDVPWRLETLREPHQPTDQGVVVIAPDPAAVTEVRLLVETAPCPVILLNARLEDAGTVGIGYAGRRLRREFLQTLVTAYHLRPVEGGAVLRCYPNPWQIWRETSNGDYQPAGEVPTNPDAETLDQLLNPPTPSGGFWRGLTRLLRALRA is encoded by the coding sequence ATGACCTTGCCCCAAACCCTGCCGGAGGCGATTGCCCAGGCCCAGATGGCGACTCAACAGGCGATAGCGGCTGGCGAAACCCGTTTGCTGGTGGAACTGTGGCTACCTGATGTGAAACCCATGGCGCTAGGGTGGGCGTTTTTACAGGCGTTCACGGAATGGGGCGCCGCCGGACGGGTGGTTTTTCCCGATGCTGGAGCCGCCGCCCTGGCCCGACGGGATTGGGGGGATGTGCCCTGGCGCTTGGAAACCTTGCGGGAACCCCATCAACCGACTGACCAAGGGGTGGTGGTCATTGCACCGGATCCGGCAGCTGTCACGGAAGTTCGGTTGCTCGTGGAAACGGCCCCTTGTCCAGTCATCTTGCTCAACGCCCGCTTGGAAGATGCAGGCACTGTGGGGATTGGCTATGCGGGCCGGCGATTGCGGCGAGAGTTTTTGCAGACTTTGGTCACGGCCTATCACCTGCGCCCGGTGGAAGGGGGAGCCGTCCTGCGCTGTTACCCCAACCCCTGGCAAATTTGGCGAGAGACCAGCAACGGCGACTATCAACCTGCTGGTGAAGTTCCCACCAACCCCGATGCGGAGACGTTGGACCAGTTGCTCAATCCCCCAACGCCAAGCGGCGGATTCTGGCGGGGACTCACGCGCTTGTTGCGGGCGTTGCGGGCCTAG